Proteins encoded by one window of Chromobacterium violaceum ATCC 12472:
- a CDS encoding UDP-2,3-diacylglucosamine diphosphatase, producing MAIHFISDLHLADDTPALNQLFLDTLAAWRGRIAALYILGDLFEYWVGDDDDSPYLAAPLAAMRDFAAQTPLYVMRGNRDFLLGAGFEARSGARLLDDPTLIEAHGQRILLSHGDALCTDDAAYQQFRAMSRNPQWQQAMLAKPLAERHAIARHARAQSEMNKQQTGLTDISDVTENAVRELLAAHGWPTLIHGHTHRPAHHLHDASSRWVIQDWHGGRGGYLLLDDGGIRSLPLGN from the coding sequence ATGGCCATTCACTTCATTTCCGACCTGCATCTCGCCGACGACACCCCGGCGCTCAACCAGCTGTTCCTGGACACGCTCGCCGCCTGGCGGGGCCGGATCGCCGCGCTGTACATCCTGGGCGACCTGTTCGAATACTGGGTGGGCGACGACGACGACTCACCCTATCTGGCAGCGCCGCTGGCGGCGATGCGCGACTTCGCCGCGCAAACCCCGCTCTACGTGATGCGCGGCAACCGCGATTTCCTGCTGGGCGCCGGCTTCGAGGCCCGCAGCGGCGCCAGGCTGCTGGACGACCCGACGCTGATCGAAGCGCACGGGCAGCGCATCCTGCTCAGCCACGGCGACGCGCTGTGCACCGACGACGCCGCCTACCAGCAATTCCGCGCGATGAGCCGCAACCCGCAGTGGCAGCAGGCGATGCTGGCCAAGCCGCTGGCCGAACGCCATGCCATCGCCCGCCATGCCCGCGCGCAAAGCGAGATGAACAAGCAGCAGACCGGCCTGACCGACATTTCCGATGTCACCGAGAACGCGGTGCGCGAGCTGCTGGCCGCCCATGGTTGGCCGACGCTGATCCATGGCCACACCCATCGGCCCGCCCACCACCTTCACGACGCGTCCAGCCGCTGGGTGATCCAGGACTGGCACGGCGGCCGCGGCGGCTATCTGCTGCTGGACGACGGCGGCATCCGTTCGCTGCCGCTCGGCAACTGA
- a CDS encoding TonB-dependent receptor, whose amino-acid sequence MNKKAYLRPLALAVLTALASQAALAEETQLQTVTITGAGDKLGVGLLQQQEGARARSDVSKAALEKQSPTSNIYQGINMLPGVNASSQDNTGMFGGALTIRGFNSDQIGVTINGVPVNDSGSYNVYPQEFVDLENLCQGSVTQGSSDTDAPHMGASGGNMSFVTCDPEKERRVRFAQTLGSNSLQRTYVRGDTGLFADGKARAFASYSHSETDKWKGAGGMKRDHVDTGIRYDFSGGYINASVLYNRQIGNAFGTPTLQQLQQTGYGYDYSTSFVPGHLPPKNGTAQKETGPTPAYYQLQQNPFENVIAKVDAVLKLGPDTRVKIQPYFWYGYGGATSQQTQSESAFLNKSAHTDTAARDLNGDGDTLDTIVVNGSSITRTRRPGITVTMEQSLGNHLLQAGVWYERAQHIQTGPESLTNADGSPQDPWMRSGLITRPDGSLYQYRDWETVSTATQLFAIGTFNFLDDRLGINAGLRTPQIKREFTNHANEGCGASSKTCAAAYDYTISKTYRETLPSFGMRYYLTPKQQVFFNITKNYRAVPNYAYSSSNGNVQVVNGQVVLNNDVVPETSVNTDLGYRWQGDIVTLSGSLFNVDFSNRQANSYDPVTLKSVNINAGGVHTWGGEIELGTVPVKGWSAYASFTSNHSAIQSNLNWKDASGSNTVLQTQGNDFPMTPRWMAALSLQYSPGAWYVRTDVKHTGKQFATLVNDEVVPEYTTVDLDAGYRFGNIGMLKNPTIKLNVSNMFNTSYRIPTSSKVNAADTVRYNLGAPRSAAVTMQVDL is encoded by the coding sequence ATGAATAAAAAAGCATATTTGCGTCCTTTGGCTCTGGCCGTGCTCACCGCGCTCGCCAGCCAGGCCGCGCTCGCGGAGGAAACCCAGCTGCAGACCGTCACCATCACCGGCGCCGGAGACAAGCTGGGAGTCGGCTTGCTGCAGCAGCAGGAAGGCGCGCGCGCGCGCAGCGACGTCAGCAAGGCCGCGCTGGAGAAACAAAGCCCGACCTCGAACATCTACCAGGGCATCAACATGCTGCCCGGCGTCAACGCCTCCAGCCAGGACAACACCGGCATGTTCGGCGGCGCGCTGACCATACGCGGCTTCAACTCCGATCAGATCGGCGTCACCATCAACGGCGTGCCGGTCAACGACTCCGGCAGCTACAACGTCTACCCGCAGGAATTCGTCGATCTGGAAAACCTGTGCCAGGGCTCGGTCACCCAGGGCTCCAGCGACACCGATGCGCCGCACATGGGCGCCAGCGGCGGCAATATGAGCTTCGTCACCTGCGATCCGGAAAAAGAACGCCGCGTGCGATTTGCCCAGACCCTGGGCAGCAACAGCCTGCAACGCACCTATGTGCGCGGCGATACCGGCCTGTTCGCCGACGGCAAGGCGCGCGCCTTCGCCAGCTACTCGCACAGCGAAACCGACAAGTGGAAAGGCGCCGGCGGCATGAAGCGCGACCACGTCGACACCGGCATCCGCTACGACTTCAGCGGCGGCTACATCAACGCGTCCGTGCTGTACAACCGCCAGATCGGCAACGCCTTCGGCACCCCGACGCTGCAGCAGCTGCAGCAGACCGGCTACGGCTACGACTACTCCACCAGCTTCGTGCCGGGACACTTGCCGCCGAAGAACGGCACCGCGCAGAAGGAAACCGGGCCGACGCCCGCCTACTACCAGCTGCAGCAGAACCCGTTCGAGAACGTGATCGCCAAGGTGGACGCCGTGCTGAAGCTGGGCCCCGACACCCGCGTCAAGATCCAGCCCTACTTCTGGTACGGCTACGGCGGCGCCACCAGCCAGCAGACCCAGTCCGAAAGCGCCTTCCTGAACAAGTCCGCCCATACCGACACGGCGGCCAGGGACCTGAACGGCGACGGCGATACGCTGGACACCATCGTGGTCAACGGCAGCAGCATCACCCGCACCCGCCGCCCGGGCATCACCGTCACCATGGAGCAGAGCCTGGGCAACCACCTGCTGCAGGCCGGGGTCTGGTACGAGCGCGCCCAACACATCCAGACTGGACCGGAAAGCCTGACCAACGCCGACGGCAGCCCGCAGGACCCATGGATGCGGTCCGGCCTGATCACCCGTCCGGACGGCAGCTTGTACCAGTACCGCGACTGGGAAACCGTCAGCACCGCCACCCAGCTGTTCGCCATCGGCACCTTCAATTTCCTGGACGACCGCCTCGGCATCAACGCCGGCCTGCGCACGCCGCAGATCAAGCGCGAGTTCACCAACCACGCCAACGAAGGCTGCGGCGCCTCCAGCAAGACCTGCGCGGCGGCCTACGATTACACCATCAGCAAAACCTACCGCGAAACCTTGCCCAGCTTCGGCATGCGCTATTATCTGACGCCCAAGCAGCAGGTATTCTTCAACATCACCAAGAACTACCGCGCGGTGCCCAACTACGCCTACAGCAGCAGCAACGGCAATGTGCAGGTGGTCAACGGCCAGGTGGTGCTGAACAACGACGTGGTGCCGGAAACCTCGGTCAACACCGACCTGGGCTATCGCTGGCAGGGCGACATCGTCACGCTGAGCGGCTCCTTGTTCAACGTCGATTTCAGCAATCGCCAGGCCAATTCCTACGACCCGGTGACGCTGAAATCGGTGAACATCAATGCCGGCGGCGTACATACCTGGGGCGGCGAGATCGAGCTGGGCACCGTGCCGGTCAAGGGCTGGAGCGCCTACGCCTCGTTCACCAGCAACCACAGCGCAATCCAGAGCAACCTGAACTGGAAGGACGCGTCCGGCAGCAACACCGTGCTGCAGACCCAGGGCAACGACTTCCCGATGACCCCGCGCTGGATGGCCGCGCTGTCGCTGCAGTACTCGCCGGGCGCTTGGTATGTCCGCACCGACGTCAAGCACACCGGCAAGCAGTTCGCCACCCTAGTCAACGACGAGGTGGTGCCGGAATACACGACGGTGGATCTGGATGCCGGCTACCGCTTCGGCAATATCGGCATGCTGAAGAATCCGACCATCAAGCTGAACGTCAGCAATATGTTCAATACCAGCTACCGCATCCCGACCTCGTCCAAGGTCAACGCAGCCGACACCGTGCGTTACAACCTGGGCGCGCCCCGCAGCGCGGCGGTGACGATGCAGGTCGATCTGTAG
- the tilS gene encoding tRNA lysidine(34) synthetase TilS, giving the protein MAASRKTPPELADSLIEHWPDELSGLFAFEVGFSGGLDSVALLSLLCEARARRPEIGLSAVHVHHGLSPNADAWAAHCQALCDSLRVPLRIERVHVRAGGGESVEAAAREARYQVYRRSASEVIALAHHQDDQAETILLQLLRGGGARALAAMPALRELAPGKLLWRPLLEIPRERLEAYVKARGFAWVDDESNLDTRYRRNLLRHDILPRLERALPHYRSHLARAAMLQADAAAILDEVAREDLQACRTENGLDCGSVLALSAPRRRQTLLAWLDALGWPAPEPGALLEFLRQAEYAERGASPVLRLRQGCLLRFADTLQAWPKAQSEPPASTALLWRGGDAQSLSEWGGELAWERRDAGVPAALLESGAYLAPRRGGEKLSARVGRREVKDLLREAGVPPLLRRRWPLLYGADGELLAVPGIAVSYRAAADGGWWPLWRPARP; this is encoded by the coding sequence CTGGCGGATAGCCTGATCGAGCATTGGCCGGACGAGTTGTCCGGCCTTTTCGCTTTTGAGGTCGGGTTTTCCGGCGGACTCGACTCGGTCGCCTTGCTGTCGCTGCTGTGCGAGGCGCGCGCGCGCCGGCCGGAGATCGGCTTGTCCGCGGTGCACGTTCATCACGGCTTGAGTCCAAACGCCGATGCCTGGGCCGCGCATTGCCAGGCGCTGTGCGACTCCCTGCGGGTGCCTTTGCGCATCGAACGGGTGCACGTCCGCGCCGGCGGCGGCGAAAGCGTCGAGGCGGCGGCGCGCGAGGCGCGCTACCAGGTTTACCGGCGCTCCGCATCCGAGGTGATCGCGCTGGCCCACCATCAGGACGATCAAGCCGAAACCATCCTGCTGCAACTGTTGCGCGGCGGCGGCGCGCGGGCGCTGGCGGCGATGCCGGCATTGCGCGAACTGGCGCCGGGCAAGCTGCTGTGGCGGCCGTTGCTGGAGATCCCCCGCGAGCGGCTGGAGGCTTACGTCAAGGCGCGCGGGTTTGCCTGGGTGGACGACGAAAGCAATCTGGACACCCGCTACCGTCGCAACCTGTTGCGGCACGACATTCTGCCTCGGCTGGAGCGGGCGCTTCCGCATTACCGCAGCCACCTGGCGCGCGCGGCGATGCTGCAGGCGGATGCCGCCGCCATCCTGGACGAAGTCGCGCGGGAAGACCTGCAAGCCTGCCGAACGGAAAACGGATTGGACTGCGGGAGCGTGCTGGCGCTGTCCGCGCCGCGCCGGCGCCAGACCCTGCTTGCCTGGCTGGATGCGCTGGGTTGGCCCGCGCCGGAGCCGGGCGCGCTGTTGGAGTTTTTGCGGCAGGCGGAATACGCGGAGCGGGGCGCCAGCCCGGTTCTGAGACTGCGGCAGGGGTGTCTGTTGCGTTTTGCCGATACTTTGCAGGCCTGGCCTAAAGCACAGTCAGAGCCGCCGGCCTCCACTGCTCTGCTGTGGCGCGGAGGCGACGCTCAGTCGCTGTCCGAGTGGGGCGGCGAACTGGCCTGGGAGCGGCGAGACGCCGGCGTGCCAGCGGCCTTGCTGGAAAGCGGCGCCTATCTGGCGCCGCGGCGAGGCGGAGAAAAACTGTCGGCTCGGGTTGGGCGGCGCGAAGTCAAGGACCTGCTGCGGGAGGCTGGGGTGCCGCCGTTGCTGCGTCGCCGCTGGCCGCTGCTGTATGGCGCGGATGGCGAATTGCTGGCGGTGCCGGGCATCGCGGTCTCCTACCGCGCGGCGGCGGATGGCGGCTGGTGGCCGTTGTGGCGGCCTGCCCGTCCTTAG